Proteins encoded together in one Kitasatospora albolonga window:
- a CDS encoding phospholipase, translating into MSVVPPKYPAESSLLSTRRGFLAGALAVSATAVVGAAPAVAATRSTGRAARAVRGTQDWMGALPDTTALQRLTIPGTHDSGARFGGPWSECQNTTIAQQLQSGIRFLDVRCRITGGSFAIHHGAAFQNMMFGDVLIACRDFLAARPSETVLMRVKQEYSSESDAAFRAVFDDYLDGRGWRSLFRLDPALPSLGGARGKVVLLADNGGLPGVRYGDPAVFDIQDDYMAEPFAKYRKIEAQFRKAAQQPGKFYMNYVSTAALMPPRWNADRLNPQVHSFLGRSETTGWTGLGIIPLDYPNNRSGLVESLIRHNPV; encoded by the coding sequence ATGTCCGTCGTTCCCCCGAAGTACCCTGCCGAATCAAGCCTGTTGAGCACCCGGAGAGGGTTCCTGGCCGGTGCCCTCGCCGTCTCCGCCACCGCTGTCGTCGGGGCCGCCCCCGCCGTCGCCGCCACCCGGAGCACGGGCCGGGCGGCCCGCGCGGTCCGGGGGACGCAGGACTGGATGGGCGCTCTGCCCGACACCACCGCGCTCCAGCGGCTCACGATCCCCGGTACGCACGACTCGGGCGCGCGGTTCGGCGGTCCCTGGTCGGAGTGTCAGAACACCACGATCGCGCAGCAGTTGCAGAGCGGCATCCGCTTCCTCGACGTACGGTGCCGGATCACCGGGGGGTCGTTCGCGATCCACCACGGGGCCGCGTTCCAGAACATGATGTTCGGCGATGTCCTCATCGCCTGCCGGGACTTCCTGGCCGCGCGGCCGAGCGAGACCGTGCTGATGCGGGTCAAGCAGGAGTACTCCTCCGAGAGCGACGCCGCGTTCCGGGCGGTCTTCGACGACTACCTCGACGGGCGGGGGTGGCGGTCGCTGTTCCGGCTGGACCCGGCGCTGCCCTCGCTCGGCGGGGCGCGGGGCAAGGTGGTGCTGCTGGCCGACAACGGCGGTCTGCCCGGGGTGCGTTACGGTGATCCGGCCGTCTTCGACATCCAGGACGACTACATGGCCGAGCCGTTCGCCAAGTACCGCAAGATCGAAGCCCAGTTCCGCAAGGCGGCCCAGCAGCCGGGCAAGTTCTACATGAACTACGTCTCCACCGCCGCCCTGATGCCGCCCCGCTGGAACGCCGACCGGCTCAACCCGCAGGTGCACTCCTTCCTCGGGCGTTCCGAGACCACCGGATGGACCGGGCTCGGCATCATCCCGCTCGACTACCCGAACAACCGGTCCGGGCTGGTGGAGTCGCTGATCCGGCACAACCCCGTGTGA
- a CDS encoding anti-sigma factor, whose protein sequence is MSEETQTVTLLKTVVNVDDVDPHEVVPGILRRRLPGTEYARGWLIDFAAGTEWPEVDEHLTEERYFVLSGEVIDGGERHGPGSYVVFAPGSAHRPRTETGARMLGISLMAA, encoded by the coding sequence ATGAGTGAAGAGACCCAGACGGTCACCCTGCTGAAGACCGTCGTCAACGTCGATGACGTGGACCCGCACGAGGTGGTCCCGGGAATCCTGCGCCGTCGGCTGCCGGGCACGGAGTACGCCCGGGGCTGGCTGATCGATTTCGCCGCCGGTACGGAGTGGCCCGAGGTCGACGAACACCTCACCGAGGAACGGTACTTCGTCCTGAGCGGCGAGGTGATCGACGGCGGCGAGCGCCATGGGCCGGGCTCGTACGTGGTGTTCGCGCCGGGCAGTGCGCACCGCCCGCGTACGGAGACCGGGGCGCGGATGCTCGGTATCTCCCTGATGGCCGCCTGA
- a CDS encoding MerR family transcriptional regulator translates to MDVTTLYSIGELSRRTGLSVRTIRFYSDSGVVAPTTRSPAGYRLYDLNALLRLELLRTLRELGMDLATIQRVLDRELSVAEVAASHADAMDVQIRVLQLRRSVLRVVAGRRSDPEEIKLMHRLTQLSGEERRRLIEEFIDGTFGTVDADPAATAMVRAAAPDLPEDPSGEQIAAWVELAGLVGDEDFRARMRRMAIWQAAGRPLDIESEAGEELMDFTRQKVADAMESGIDPLSNRAVPVMDDLVHRFAEVFARTPDTEFRDWMAQQFEEAHDSRVERYWRLVWIVNGWQVVPNLIPVYPWLIQALRNDRAA, encoded by the coding sequence ATGGACGTTACGACCCTCTACTCGATCGGGGAGCTTTCCCGGCGGACCGGCTTGTCCGTGAGGACCATCCGGTTCTACTCCGATTCGGGGGTGGTAGCGCCGACCACCCGAAGTCCCGCCGGTTACCGGCTCTACGACCTCAACGCACTGCTTCGTCTGGAACTCCTGCGCACACTGCGCGAGCTGGGCATGGACCTGGCCACGATTCAACGGGTACTGGACCGCGAGCTCTCAGTGGCGGAAGTCGCCGCGTCGCACGCCGACGCCATGGACGTCCAGATCCGGGTGCTGCAACTGCGTCGGAGTGTCCTGAGAGTCGTGGCCGGACGCAGGTCCGATCCCGAGGAGATCAAGCTCATGCACAGGCTCACGCAGTTGTCCGGCGAGGAACGCCGACGTCTGATCGAGGAATTCATAGACGGCACCTTCGGCACAGTGGATGCCGATCCTGCCGCGACGGCCATGGTTCGCGCTGCCGCTCCCGACCTCCCCGAGGATCCGTCCGGCGAGCAGATCGCCGCGTGGGTGGAGCTCGCCGGGCTGGTCGGCGATGAAGACTTCCGGGCCAGGATGCGCCGCATGGCCATATGGCAGGCCGCTGGGCGCCCGCTCGACATCGAGAGCGAAGCGGGCGAGGAACTGATGGATTTCACCCGTCAGAAAGTGGCCGACGCCATGGAGTCGGGCATCGACCCGCTCAGCAACAGGGCCGTACCCGTCATGGACGACCTCGTGCACCGCTTCGCCGAGGTGTTCGCGCGCACCCCGGACACGGAATTCCGGGACTGGATGGCCCAGCAGTTCGAAGAGGCACACGATTCCAGGGTGGAGCGGTACTGGCGGCTGGTGTGGATCGTCAACGGCTGGCAGGTAGTACCGAACCTGATTCCGGTGTACCCCTGGCTCATCCAGGCCCTGCGAAATGACCGCGCCGCATAG
- a CDS encoding protein-L-isoaspartate(D-aspartate) O-methyltransferase has product MSSVRRELFLPDEIEVGDELVSRATAPARWLEVAYSDVSVTTQVNDGRPTGPDEYRLPTSSSSQPSVMLEMLSLLDVRATDRVLELGSGTGLNAAWLAHCVGSHRVVSVEIDPVIAEQAAKNTLAAGLSPLIVQGDGEQGRPTGAPYQRVIATYAVASIPYAWVEQTAAPHGRIVAPWGGSFFPYSYAVLDVRNGHAEGRFTGYPAFMRSRNPRPARGFLDDFLHHREAADSTTTGISPLRIAQDPDALFYVGLALPDAWHLPVPADDGSGEMTLWILADDQTSWASADYTPGRREYAVAQYGPRRLWDEAEAAYRTWDTLGRPSRDRAGLSVTAHGQWVWLDTPENGLSALTDPPGRRR; this is encoded by the coding sequence GTGTCCTCCGTACGGCGGGAGCTGTTCCTGCCCGACGAGATCGAGGTCGGGGACGAACTCGTCTCCCGCGCCACCGCCCCGGCGAGGTGGCTGGAGGTGGCCTACAGCGATGTATCGGTGACCACCCAGGTCAACGACGGCCGCCCCACGGGACCGGACGAGTACCGGTTGCCGACGTCATCGAGCTCGCAGCCGTCCGTCATGCTGGAGATGCTGTCGCTGCTCGACGTACGGGCCACCGACCGCGTCCTCGAACTGGGCTCCGGTACCGGCCTCAACGCGGCGTGGCTCGCCCACTGCGTCGGTTCCCATCGTGTCGTCTCCGTCGAGATCGATCCCGTAATCGCCGAGCAGGCGGCCAAGAACACCCTGGCAGCGGGTCTTTCCCCGCTCATCGTCCAGGGCGACGGTGAACAGGGCCGGCCGACCGGCGCCCCTTACCAGCGCGTCATCGCCACCTACGCGGTCGCGTCGATCCCGTACGCCTGGGTGGAACAGACGGCGGCCCCGCACGGCCGGATCGTCGCCCCTTGGGGCGGGTCCTTCTTCCCCTACTCCTACGCGGTCCTCGATGTCCGGAACGGCCACGCGGAGGGGCGGTTCACCGGCTACCCGGCCTTCATGCGGTCCCGCAACCCGCGCCCGGCCCGGGGCTTCCTCGACGACTTCCTGCACCATCGCGAGGCCGCCGACTCCACCACGACCGGTATCTCTCCCCTGCGGATCGCCCAGGACCCCGACGCCCTGTTCTACGTCGGTCTCGCTCTGCCCGACGCCTGGCACCTGCCCGTCCCGGCGGACGACGGCAGCGGCGAGATGACCCTCTGGATTCTCGCGGACGACCAGACGTCCTGGGCCTCCGCCGACTACACCCCCGGCCGCCGCGAGTACGCCGTCGCCCAGTACGGCCCCCGCCGACTCTGGGACGAAGCCGAAGCGGCCTACCGGACCTGGGACACCCTCGGCCGCCCGTCCCGCGACCGGGCCGGTCTGTCCGTCACCGCCCACGGACAGTGGGTCTGGCTCGACACCCCGGAAAACGGCCTCTCCGCACTCACCGATCCACCGGGCCGCCGCCGGTAG
- a CDS encoding pyridine nucleotide-disulfide oxidoreductase, which produces MADIPFATDLIIIGGGPAGCAAARMSASVGMRSILIEPDQLCRNLYRIPALNNVLGGYTDGPQLADAIVAELKSTELCRLELGRRVTELRADEAHVTVTVGTGARFTAPYAVVATGVGPLQPHDVTWITAPSGLALTPLWEAEADNAEGRTLLVLGGDRPIGTFLRAHPTTETRLLVAYPAADAYKVEEVREDPRVVLFPVEHLTLAPTEGTSVSAETVGQDGSRQTITADAAHLSIGSAPTAPSGDLTRGLDGYCPPTGQHPRVIVAGDLRSSRFQRIMTALGSGSEAALHAYYAARDVLNEPAPS; this is translated from the coding sequence ATGGCCGACATCCCCTTCGCGACCGACCTGATCATCATCGGCGGAGGCCCGGCCGGTTGCGCTGCCGCCCGCATGTCCGCCAGCGTCGGCATGCGCTCGATCCTGATCGAGCCGGACCAGTTGTGCCGCAACCTCTACCGCATCCCGGCCCTGAACAACGTCCTTGGTGGCTACACCGACGGCCCCCAGTTGGCCGATGCCATCGTCGCTGAGCTGAAGAGCACGGAGCTGTGCCGCCTCGAACTCGGTCGGCGCGTCACCGAACTTCGCGCCGACGAAGCCCACGTGACCGTCACGGTCGGGACCGGCGCCCGCTTCACGGCCCCTTACGCAGTCGTCGCCACCGGCGTCGGCCCCCTCCAGCCCCACGACGTCACCTGGATCACCGCCCCCAGCGGCCTGGCCCTGACTCCGCTCTGGGAGGCTGAAGCCGACAACGCCGAGGGGCGCACCCTCCTCGTCCTCGGCGGTGACCGTCCGATCGGCACCTTCCTGCGCGCCCACCCGACCACCGAAACCCGCCTGCTCGTGGCGTACCCGGCGGCCGACGCGTACAAGGTCGAAGAAGTCCGCGAGGACCCCCGTGTCGTGCTCTTCCCCGTCGAGCACCTGACGCTGGCGCCCACGGAGGGCACCTCGGTGTCAGCGGAAACGGTGGGACAGGACGGCAGTCGGCAGACGATCACGGCGGATGCCGCCCACCTCAGCATCGGCAGCGCACCGACTGCCCCGTCCGGCGATCTGACTCGCGGTCTGGACGGGTACTGCCCGCCGACCGGCCAGCACCCCCGCGTCATCGTCGCCGGTGACCTCCGGTCTTCCCGCTTCCAACGCATCATGACCGCCCTCGGATCAGGCAGCGAGGCCGCACTGCACGCCTACTACGCGGCCAGGGACGTGCTCAACGAGCCTGCGCCATCTTGA
- a CDS encoding transcriptional regulator — translation MPPRKAPTARQCRVGAELRKMRQSAGLALADAAALLRVERTTISNTESGRFGVSGERVRNWAGGYACPDEAYVEALAAMAEERGRGWWEDYRNDLTSEALDLAELEHHAVGIRAVQIMHMPGLLQTEDYARAVLAETVPPPAPARQRRHLSHRLKRRDVLDRENSPTCTFLIHEAALRMRYGASSVARGQLEYLLRESERDNVTVRVVPFAVGGFPEAGSSTQYVYGPVPQLDTVLTDTATGSAFLDAETRLVNYRAAMDRIEGLSLDPRKSRDFIREVAQQV, via the coding sequence ATGCCACCAAGGAAGGCGCCCACCGCACGGCAGTGTCGCGTAGGTGCTGAGCTGCGCAAGATGCGGCAGAGCGCGGGACTGGCGCTCGCCGATGCTGCCGCCCTGCTCAGGGTGGAGCGCACCACCATCAGCAACACGGAGTCGGGGCGCTTCGGAGTGAGCGGCGAGCGGGTCCGTAACTGGGCGGGCGGCTACGCGTGCCCCGATGAGGCGTACGTGGAAGCGCTCGCCGCGATGGCGGAGGAGCGGGGCCGGGGCTGGTGGGAGGACTACCGCAACGACCTGACCAGCGAGGCGCTGGATCTGGCCGAGCTGGAGCATCATGCGGTGGGTATCAGGGCGGTGCAGATCATGCATATGCCTGGGCTGCTTCAGACCGAGGACTACGCCCGCGCGGTGCTCGCGGAGACCGTTCCGCCCCCGGCCCCAGCCCGACAGAGGCGCCATCTCTCCCATCGGCTCAAGCGCCGGGATGTCCTCGATCGGGAGAACTCGCCGACCTGCACGTTCCTCATCCATGAGGCGGCGCTGCGGATGAGGTACGGCGCCTCCAGCGTCGCGCGTGGCCAGTTGGAGTACCTGTTGCGTGAGTCGGAACGCGACAACGTCACCGTTCGGGTGGTCCCCTTCGCTGTCGGCGGCTTCCCGGAGGCCGGAAGCTCGACGCAGTATGTCTACGGACCCGTTCCGCAGTTGGATACCGTGCTGACGGACACGGCCACCGGGTCTGCGTTCCTGGACGCCGAGACGCGTCTGGTGAACTATCGGGCGGCGATGGACCGGATCGAGGGGCTCTCTCTTGATCCGCGCAAGTCAAGAGACTTCATTCGTGAGGTCGCACAACAAGTGTGA
- a CDS encoding hydrolase: protein MDISSAALVVIDMQNGFVNHHSRHVVPAVADLVARWSAAGRPVVFTRYFNYPDSPYERSFQWRRLQGPPETDIVPELAEAAGHAHAVVDKTGYTLFTPEAAELMRRAGWTDLVFCGIATESCVLKSAADAFEHGYAPWIVTDACASDAGPDVHDAGLTVARRLIGTGQLVSTRHVMGQLTAHAASPVLE from the coding sequence ATGGACATCAGCAGTGCCGCACTGGTCGTGATCGACATGCAGAACGGCTTCGTGAACCACCACAGTCGCCACGTCGTACCCGCAGTCGCCGACCTCGTCGCCAGATGGTCCGCCGCCGGGCGCCCTGTCGTCTTCACCCGGTACTTCAACTATCCCGACAGCCCTTACGAGCGCTCTTTCCAGTGGCGTCGGCTCCAGGGACCGCCGGAGACCGACATCGTTCCCGAGCTCGCCGAAGCGGCGGGGCACGCGCACGCGGTCGTCGACAAGACCGGATACACGCTGTTCACGCCCGAGGCCGCAGAGCTGATGCGCCGGGCCGGCTGGACCGACCTCGTCTTCTGCGGAATCGCTACCGAGAGCTGCGTCCTGAAGTCCGCCGCTGACGCCTTCGAGCACGGGTACGCGCCCTGGATCGTCACGGACGCCTGTGCCAGCGACGCCGGGCCGGACGTGCACGACGCCGGTCTCACCGTCGCCCGGCGTCTGATCGGGACCGGCCAACTCGTCAGCACACGCCATGTGATGGGCCAACTCACCGCACACGCGGCGTCTCCGGTGCTGGAATAG
- a CDS encoding peptidase dimerization protein: protein MIEDLSQVAQDRMASVVELAGELIRRPSRGGIDDYGPVLGVLEDWLTSRELPHRRLHDGAGALVGLLVEIPGGRPGSWWTLDACVDTAPYGDETAWSFPPAVGDVVDGWLRGRGAADSKLAAALFCHIAADLAPRAAELHGGLAVLLDVDEHTGGFGGARAYLTDPHAARPAGVMIGYPGMDEVVVGGRGLWRASITVHAPSGHSGSSRTVIGAISRAAHLVRLLDAAELPCTEGDPRFPLPPKLSVTAFHGGQGFSVTPDRVDINVDVRTTPVFDAHDAGALVRKAVAELDAELPGPAPTEVVQVAAWPPFRLAEDEQPAAALLAAAAEVGLTVRAKTAGPSNIGNLLAGNGIPATAGFGVPYEGLHGIDERARLAELPQVYAVYERAVLGLLGG from the coding sequence GTGATCGAGGACTTGTCGCAGGTGGCCCAGGATCGCATGGCCTCCGTGGTCGAGCTGGCGGGCGAGCTGATCCGGCGGCCGAGCCGAGGCGGGATCGACGACTACGGGCCCGTCCTCGGCGTGCTGGAGGACTGGCTCACCTCCCGCGAGCTGCCGCACCGCCGCCTGCATGACGGCGCGGGCGCCCTGGTGGGGCTGCTGGTCGAGATTCCCGGTGGGAGGCCGGGCTCCTGGTGGACGCTGGACGCGTGCGTGGACACCGCCCCGTACGGCGATGAGACCGCCTGGTCCTTCCCTCCGGCTGTCGGCGATGTCGTGGACGGCTGGCTGCGCGGCCGGGGTGCGGCCGACTCCAAACTGGCCGCCGCGCTGTTCTGCCACATCGCCGCCGACCTCGCTCCCCGCGCCGCCGAGCTGCACGGTGGGCTCGCCGTACTCCTGGACGTCGATGAGCACACCGGTGGCTTCGGCGGCGCCCGCGCCTACCTCACCGACCCGCACGCGGCCCGCCCCGCCGGGGTGATGATCGGCTATCCCGGCATGGACGAGGTGGTGGTCGGCGGCCGGGGCCTGTGGCGGGCGTCGATCACCGTGCACGCCCCTTCCGGGCACTCCGGCTCCAGCAGGACCGTCATCGGCGCCATCTCCCGGGCCGCCCACCTCGTACGGCTCCTCGACGCGGCCGAACTCCCTTGCACCGAAGGAGATCCGAGGTTCCCGCTGCCGCCGAAGCTGTCGGTGACCGCCTTCCACGGCGGGCAGGGCTTCTCCGTCACCCCGGACCGGGTCGACATCAACGTCGACGTACGTACGACCCCGGTCTTCGACGCCCACGACGCCGGGGCGCTGGTCCGCAAGGCCGTCGCCGAGCTCGACGCGGAGCTGCCCGGCCCGGCACCCACGGAGGTCGTCCAGGTCGCGGCCTGGCCGCCGTTTCGCCTGGCCGAGGACGAGCAGCCCGCCGCCGCCCTGCTGGCCGCCGCCGCCGAAGTGGGTCTCACGGTCAGGGCGAAGACGGCGGGGCCGTCGAACATCGGCAACCTGCTCGCCGGGAACGGCATCCCCGCCACAGCCGGCTTCGGGGTGCCGTACGAGGGGCTGCACGGCATCGACGAGCGCGCCCGACTGGCCGAGTTGCCACAGGTCTACGCGGTCTACGAGCGGGCCGTCCTCGGTCTCCTCGGCGGCTGA
- a CDS encoding DUF397 domain-containing protein yields the protein MEIQWRKSSKSSNAEGSACLELAEHDGEILLRESDNPDVIVRTTRTKLRAFLGGAKEGEFDDFA from the coding sequence GTGGAAATTCAGTGGCGCAAGTCGTCGAAGTCGTCGAACGCCGAGGGTAGCGCCTGCCTGGAGCTTGCCGAGCATGACGGCGAGATCCTGCTGCGTGAGAGCGACAACCCCGACGTGATCGTCCGTACGACGCGCACCAAGCTCCGGGCGTTCCTGGGCGGTGCGAAGGAAGGCGAGTTTGACGACTTCGCCTGA
- a CDS encoding AraC family transcriptional regulator, with translation MVALLNEPQSPFELACAAEVFAGARPDLPAAYDFEVCTARPGRLRTTTGPSLFVEAGLEALERADTVIVPGWEPPGGPVPENALAALRAAHGRGARVVSICAGAFVLARAGLLAGRSAVTHWRRTAQLAAEFPEVDVVADVLYVDHGDVATSAGSGAGIDLCLHLVRTDHGTAYAAQVARSMVLPPHREGGQLQYAAGPALSGTDESLAPVLEWALTRLDHTDLSVDRLADRAGLSPRTFARRFVRQLGTSPGQWLLQQRIDAARALLERTDLPVETIAARVGLSSAVNLRRRFRTALGTTPGAYRRVFGEARAPGRNGGPASLP, from the coding sequence GTGGTCGCCCTGCTCAACGAGCCGCAGTCGCCCTTCGAGCTCGCCTGCGCGGCCGAAGTGTTCGCAGGCGCCCGACCGGACCTTCCCGCCGCCTACGACTTCGAGGTCTGCACGGCCCGGCCGGGCCGGCTGCGCACCACGACCGGCCCCTCCCTCTTCGTCGAAGCGGGTCTGGAAGCCCTGGAGCGGGCGGACACGGTGATCGTCCCGGGCTGGGAGCCGCCGGGCGGCCCCGTACCGGAGAACGCGCTCGCCGCGCTCCGCGCCGCGCACGGGCGCGGGGCGCGGGTCGTGTCGATCTGCGCGGGGGCGTTCGTGCTCGCCCGGGCCGGGCTGCTGGCGGGCCGCAGCGCGGTCACGCACTGGCGGCGCACGGCCCAACTGGCGGCGGAATTCCCCGAGGTGGACGTCGTCGCGGACGTGCTCTACGTCGACCACGGCGACGTGGCGACCAGCGCGGGCAGCGGCGCGGGCATCGACCTCTGCCTCCACCTCGTACGGACCGACCACGGCACCGCCTACGCCGCCCAGGTGGCCCGCAGCATGGTCCTGCCGCCGCACCGGGAGGGAGGCCAGCTCCAGTACGCGGCCGGACCGGCCCTCTCCGGTACGGACGAGTCGCTGGCACCGGTCCTGGAGTGGGCCCTGACCCGGCTGGACCACACGGACCTCTCCGTCGACCGGCTGGCCGACCGCGCGGGGCTCTCGCCGCGCACTTTCGCCCGCCGGTTCGTCCGGCAGCTCGGCACCAGCCCCGGACAGTGGCTGCTCCAGCAGCGCATCGACGCCGCACGGGCCCTGCTGGAGCGGACGGACCTGCCCGTCGAGACGATCGCGGCCCGGGTCGGACTGTCCTCCGCCGTCAACCTCCGACGCCGGTTCCGTACGGCACTGGGCACGACGCCGGGCGCGTACCGGCGCGTCTTCGGCGAGGCTCGGGCGCCGGGTCGTAACGGTGGGCCCGCATCACTGCCCTAG
- a CDS encoding DNA-binding response regulator, with amino-acid sequence MSPAEDDPQRILIVDDEPAVREALQRSLAFEGYGTQVAVDGYDALAMAEAYGPDLIVLDIQMPRMDGLTAARRIRATGSTTPILMLTARDTVGDRVTGLDAGADDYLVKPFELDELFARIRALLRRSSYASAAAAGAQSPDDDVLSFADLRMDLATREVTRGERRVELTRTEFTLLEMFLSHPRQVLTREQILKAVWGFDFEPSSNSLDVYVMYLRRKTEAGGEPRLVHTVRGVGYALRTDGSGEA; translated from the coding sequence ATGAGCCCCGCCGAAGACGATCCCCAGCGCATCCTGATCGTCGACGACGAACCGGCCGTACGCGAGGCGTTGCAGCGCAGCCTCGCCTTCGAGGGGTACGGCACCCAGGTGGCGGTCGACGGGTACGACGCCCTGGCGATGGCCGAGGCGTACGGCCCCGACCTCATCGTCCTGGACATCCAGATGCCCCGGATGGACGGCCTCACCGCCGCCCGCCGCATCCGCGCCACCGGCTCCACCACGCCCATCCTCATGCTCACCGCCCGCGACACCGTCGGCGACCGGGTCACCGGCCTCGACGCGGGCGCGGACGACTACCTGGTCAAGCCGTTCGAGCTGGACGAGCTGTTCGCCCGTATCCGGGCCCTGCTGCGCCGCAGCTCGTACGCGTCGGCAGCGGCGGCGGGCGCGCAGTCCCCCGACGACGACGTGCTCTCCTTCGCGGACCTGCGGATGGACCTGGCCACCCGCGAGGTCACCCGGGGCGAACGCCGGGTGGAGCTGACCCGTACGGAGTTCACGCTCCTGGAGATGTTCCTCTCCCACCCGCGCCAGGTGCTGACCCGGGAGCAGATCCTCAAGGCGGTCTGGGGCTTCGACTTCGAGCCGAGCTCCAACTCCCTGGACGTGTACGTGATGTACCTGCGCCGCAAGACGGAGGCGGGCGGCGAACCGCGCCTCGTCCACACCGTACGCGGGGTGGGTTACGCGCTCCGCACGGACGGGAGCGGCGAGGCGTGA
- a CDS encoding two-component sensor histidine kinase, with protein MSTAESPVGEAAPARKGLVRRFRTLPLRSRLAILVATAVAVAVAAVAVACWFVTRDQLEDQLDDSLRSAKMDHSAMRDLLAACLSGGQLPAEEFPGQYTVQVVAANGSYCTAPNTTPVPARPADVAVAAGRQTDALHTTENDEGKDMRVYTRKLPVVSSGQANTQLAVSVARPLSEIDAPLSTLAWVLALVGGVGAVGAGAAGLWVARAGLRPVDELTQAVEHVARTEDLTVRIPVDGEDEIARLSNSFNSMAAQLASSRDRQAQLIADAGHELRTPLTSLRTNVELLARSDETGRVIPPDDRKALMASVKAQMTELAALIGDLQELARPDAAQPGPLQVVALHDITRTALQRARLRGPELTITDELAPWYVRAEPAALERAIVNVLDNAVKFSPPRATIDVRLHRGELTVRDRGPGIPAEELPHVFERFWRSPSARQLPGSGLGLSIVARTVQQAGGEITLRPAPDDGPGTVAAIRLPGAPTPPPGM; from the coding sequence GTGAGCACCGCGGAATCCCCGGTGGGCGAGGCGGCTCCCGCCAGGAAGGGGCTCGTACGGCGCTTCCGCACCCTGCCCCTGCGCTCCCGGCTCGCGATCCTCGTGGCCACGGCGGTCGCGGTGGCGGTCGCGGCGGTGGCGGTGGCGTGCTGGTTCGTGACCCGGGACCAGCTGGAGGACCAGCTCGACGACTCCCTGCGCAGCGCGAAGATGGACCACTCGGCCATGCGCGACCTGCTGGCCGCCTGTCTGAGCGGCGGCCAGCTTCCGGCCGAGGAGTTCCCCGGCCAGTACACCGTGCAGGTCGTCGCCGCGAACGGCAGCTACTGCACGGCCCCGAACACCACCCCCGTACCGGCCCGGCCCGCCGATGTCGCCGTGGCGGCCGGGCGGCAGACCGACGCCCTGCACACGACGGAGAACGACGAGGGCAAGGACATGCGGGTCTATACCCGCAAGCTGCCGGTCGTCAGCTCCGGCCAGGCGAACACCCAGCTCGCCGTCTCGGTGGCCCGCCCGCTGAGCGAGATCGACGCACCCCTCTCCACCCTCGCCTGGGTGCTGGCCCTCGTCGGCGGTGTCGGCGCCGTCGGCGCGGGAGCGGCCGGACTCTGGGTGGCGCGGGCGGGGCTGCGCCCGGTGGACGAGCTGACCCAGGCCGTCGAACACGTGGCGCGCACCGAGGACTTGACCGTACGCATCCCGGTCGACGGCGAGGACGAGATCGCCCGCCTGTCGAACTCCTTCAACTCCATGGCGGCGCAGCTCGCCTCCTCGCGCGACCGCCAGGCCCAGCTGATCGCGGACGCGGGCCACGAGCTGCGCACCCCGCTCACCTCGCTGCGGACCAACGTGGAGCTGCTGGCGCGCAGCGACGAGACGGGCCGGGTGATCCCGCCGGACGACCGCAAGGCGCTGATGGCCTCGGTCAAGGCCCAGATGACGGAGCTGGCCGCCCTGATCGGCGACCTCCAGGAGCTGGCCCGCCCCGACGCCGCCCAGCCCGGCCCGCTCCAGGTGGTGGCCCTGCACGACATCACCCGTACCGCTCTGCAACGCGCCCGCCTGCGCGGCCCCGAGCTGACGATCACCGACGAGCTGGCCCCCTGGTACGTACGGGCCGAACCGGCGGCCCTGGAGCGGGCGATCGTCAACGTCCTGGACAACGCGGTGAAGTTCAGCCCGCCCCGCGCCACGATCGACGTGCGTCTGCACCGGGGCGAGCTGACGGTACGGGACCGGGGCCCCGGCATCCCCGCCGAGGAACTCCCGCACGTCTTCGAACGCTTCTGGCGCTCCCCGTCCGCCCGCCAGCTCCCCGGCTCGGGTCTCGGCCTGTCCATCGTGGCCCGTACGGTGCAGCAGGCGGGCGGCGAGATCACGCTCCGCCCGGCCCCGGACGACGGGCCCGGCACGGTCGCGGCGATCAGACTGCCGGGGGCGCCTACGCCGCCGCCGGGGATGTAG